From Chaetodon trifascialis isolate fChaTrf1 chromosome 24, fChaTrf1.hap1, whole genome shotgun sequence:
CAGTCAGAAAAATGGTGAGTTTGGAAACCGAAGCACGTTTTTAAACGCACTGAAGTTTTCACATAGGTGGGAAGTGATGTTGTTCGGTGGTGTGTTCTGATAAAATGTGTTGTCCGTTCAGCGACAGCTtcgttttctgtttttaacagTGAATGTGTAGCTATGAAAACCACGTATTTCTGATTCCGTCACACTAACTGACATTGGGATGTTTTCGGATGGAATCCTGCGTGTATGTGCGTAAAGACGATAAAGCTGATTTGGAACGAGGCCAAACTCCTGGCGCAGTTTCAATTAAAGTGGCTGAGAAAATCACCGCTGAGCGTGTCCATTTTTAATCCTCAAACCTACGTCTGACTCTCTAAATAAAGCCTGCGAATGGTTTGTATAAGATCATGTGACCGTTTGAGCCAGATAAATAGACGAACGCGTGGCGCCTGAAGGCGCCATCAGATAACGCTCTGTCCGTGAACGCCCCACAAAGGTAGGGCTCTGCAGTGGTGTGGGGGCAGGGAGAGGGacctcttcctgtctgcatggaccccccccccctccacgAACTGCTGTTAGCGGCTCGGTCCCTGTGTGGGAGGGGCAGGAAGGCAGCGTTAACCCGCCACAGGTGTGCAGCCAGCTGTCATGTGGCTGAACAGAAGATCCATGAAGCCTTCACAAAGTGTCAGAGGAGGCCATTGACATTTCAAAGTTAAAAAATCCATTATGGCTGACCTGTGATGCATTCAAAGAGATCAATAGTTAGCCATGCTGCATTTGGCACttattttacatatattttatttacattggGCTGCAGGAAGTGTATTTTTCTTGACCTTTCAGACTAAAGGTGCCTGTTGTCAGTATGTGGCAGGTTGTTCTTCTTTGAGGAGTCACCAGAAATGAAGCTGCAAACCAGTTAAACCGGATGGTGACAGATGACTTGGAGGACTACATGAAACAAGACCCGCTGCATCATAAGCACTCCAGCTGTATACTAATATAACTAATCCAGCTGTATACTACCCTCAAATATGTTACTGACAGATTTCCGtgaataaaagtgaaaatgactTCGTCTTGGTGACACATTCAGATGGGTGCTCATTTCCCCTAAACTGCAGAGGCTTGATCACTGGAAAGGCTGTAAAGTTGTGCAGTGGTGTTTGGTGTTTCAAACCAGGCCGTGTGATGACGAGCAGCTCGATGGcggctgagctgcagctgatgtgcGATCTGGGTCAGTTGGCGCACTGCAGAGGACGAGCTGAACAAACTGAAGACGAAGCAGAAACGTGCAGCCTCATAGCTCAGCCTCCTTTTTGTGAGAAGGTAACCTCAaatcttcacctcctctctccacagcGTGAGTGTATTTCTATGCATGTCGGCCAGGCCGGAGCCCAGATGggcaatgcatgctgggagctcTACTGCCTGGAGCATGGCATCCAGCCGGACGGTCAGATGCCCAGTGACAAGACCATTGGAGGAGGAGACGACTCCTTCAACACCTTCTTCAGTGAGACTGGAGCCGGCAAACATGTTCCCAGAGCCatctttgtggacttggagcCCACTGTCATCGGTAAAAAccagattttcttttcattggtattttttctttcattactAATCTGTCATTTATGTAACTGCTGAAGAATGTTGCCACTTTTGGTTCCCACTGTGTGAGTTTGGTTAAAATGAGGTACACCACCAACACAATGAAGAACTTGTGAATAGTTAACTGGAGTGAAGCATCACTAAACCAGTTTTCTCTTTGCCCCTCAGATGAAGTGCGGACCGGGATCTACCGCCAGCTCTTCCATCCAGAGCAGCTGATCACTGGCAAAGAGGATGCAGCCAACAACTACGCCCGCGGCCACTACACAGTTGGCAAGGAGATCATCGACCTGGTTCTCGACAGGACTCGCAAACTGGTGAGTTCCAATCCTTGACACCTGTTAGGTGTGtatgctgctctgtgatttgATGGAAATCTGTTGATTCATGTGATTGAAGCTTTGGacacttttttccctctcaggcCGACCAGTGCACAGGCCTCCAAGGCTTCCTCATCTTTCACTCCTTTGGAGGAGGAACCGGCTCTGGTTTCACCTCTCTGCTGATGGAGCGTCTGTCCGTCGACTACGGCAAGAAGTCCAAGCTGGAGTTTGCAGTTTATCCAGCCCCCCAGGTGTCCACAGCCGTGGTGGAGCCCTACAACTCCATCCTGACCACCCACACCACCCTGGAGCACTCCGACTgtgccttcatggtggacaacGAGGCCATCTACGACATCTGCCGCAGGAACCTGGACATCGAGCGTCCCACCTACACCAACCTCAACAGGCTGATTGGACAGATCGTCTCCTCCATCACCGCCTCCCTGCGCTTTGACGGAGCCTTGAACGTGGATCTGACAGAGTTCCAGACAAACCTGGTGCCCTACCCTCGCATCCACTTCCCTCTGGCCACCTACGCCCCCGTTATCTCAGCAGAGAAGGCCTATCACGAGCAGTTATCAGTGGCTGACATCACCAACGCCTGCTTCGAGCCGGCCAATCAGATGGTGAAATGCGACCCTCGCCATGGCAAGTACATGGCCTGCTGCCTCCTGTACCGCGGCGATGTGGTGCCCAAAGATGTCAACTCTGCCATCGCAAACATCAAAACCAAGCGCACCATCCagtttgtggactggtgtccCACAGGCTTCAAGGTGGGCATCAACTACCAGCCGCCCACTGTGGTTCCCGGAGGAGACCTGGCCAAGGTGCAGAGGGCCGTGTGCATGCTGAGCAACACCACCGCCATCGCCGAGGCCTGGGCTCGCCTCGACCACAAGTTTGACCTGATGTATGCCAAGAGGGCCTTCGTGCACTGGTACGTGggagaggggatggaggagggagagttcTCCGAGGCCAGAGAGGACATGGCTGCACTGGAGAAGGATTATGAAGAGGTGGGAACCGACAGCATCGGGGAGGAGGACGAAGGTGAGGAATACTAGGTcgctgaaacatctgcagctcGCTGCCTCCACTACGCTCCATCTATCCCAGAAAGAAAGTCTGAACAC
This genomic window contains:
- the LOC139327732 gene encoding tubulin alpha chain-like translates to MRECISMHVGQAGAQMGNACWELYCLEHGIQPDGQMPSDKTIGGGDDSFNTFFSETGAGKHVPRAIFVDLEPTVIDEVRTGIYRQLFHPEQLITGKEDAANNYARGHYTVGKEIIDLVLDRTRKLADQCTGLQGFLIFHSFGGGTGSGFTSLLMERLSVDYGKKSKLEFAVYPAPQVSTAVVEPYNSILTTHTTLEHSDCAFMVDNEAIYDICRRNLDIERPTYTNLNRLIGQIVSSITASLRFDGALNVDLTEFQTNLVPYPRIHFPLATYAPVISAEKAYHEQLSVADITNACFEPANQMVKCDPRHGKYMACCLLYRGDVVPKDVNSAIANIKTKRTIQFVDWCPTGFKVGINYQPPTVVPGGDLAKVQRAVCMLSNTTAIAEAWARLDHKFDLMYAKRAFVHWYVGEGMEEGEFSEAREDMAALEKDYEEVGTDSIGEEDEGEEY